The genomic DNA TTCTTTTTAAAAGGAGTTAAGGAGACGCCGacaaagagagaaattgagctAAGGAGACATCACAACAAGCGAGAAAAGAGATTAAGGAGACGCTGAAGAAAAAAAGGACTTGAAGATAGATGCTACCAAAGaaagtgagtgtgtgtgtgagttgATAAGATGTCAAAAAACTATCACATCAACGCGTTTGTGTATTATTAATTATACCGGTCAAGTgtttaaaaaagtaattttgCACGATTTATGAGTacatttagaattaaaaaaagttTATAATTCCACAACAAAAGAACATAAAAgttcaagaacaaaaatatgtttttgaccATGTTTTATAACTTGAGACTTGAGTGGAAgattcaacaattttttttttcaatttattcaaaaaattaaaatatgttgtATACTCGACAAAGGatattaaaagttttttttttttttaaacaatagaAGATAAGTAAAACacataaaagaaacaaatagagagagagagaaaaaaaaagagttcaTCAAAAGCAGGGgtagttatattattatttgttgggtAATATTAGCCTCCAATCTTTTAAAAGTTTCTCAAATGTACTGTGGATGTTAATATGGGAAATGAAAAGACTAAATTCACTATATATGTGAAGTTTATGAAAATAACTTATCTCACTCGCTCTACTTCATAACCTAATATATCTAAATTCATACTTTCACATTGACTGTAATATTGGTGTATCTATAATTAGGTATGTATACCATAAGTAAACTCTCTGAATCTTAAATTGATTATAATGCACAATACAATCTTTTCATATCTTGGGGTCAGATCATGGAAATTCAAGAGAATCTCAACAACTAACTCTTTACTAATAAGCACCactttttttgggttttttgttttcaaaaatagtaaaaggaaagtgaaaattaaaaactgaaaaagaACCCCTACCAAACAGCCCCTTAACGGTTAAAATATTTAAGAGGGAGTAAATGCAGCTCAACCATAATTCCATCGGACAAAAAGACAGTGAACGGAGTAGTCAAAGTGGATCCAACAGATCTTTCTCAAGATGATGATCGTATCATATGCATGAACTTTACccagaaaaacaaaaaccaaggAAACtaattctcatatatatagcCCCTTGAAATCGAAATCTTCCCATCGTTCATCCATAAAAGCCCAAAGTCAAAGCCCCAAAGCCGCATCTCAGAATGGCCAACTTCTTAGCTACTGTACTCCTATTGCTAGCCTTCAACATCTCAGGTGCGTACCTTCTCTATCTTTGGCTACCAATAAAAGTGGAAAACCCAAGTGTCTTTTCTTGTGTATATCTTAGCAATATCTCCATATTTTTTTTCAGTGAAGTTGGTGCCGAAGGTTGAAGCTTGCTACTTGGATGCAATCAACGGCGGCTGTCCAGACAAAGCATTATGCTTAGAAACATGCCGGCCGTGTTACCGGGGCATCGGATCAGTGATTGCCCACTGTGTTGCTCCGGAAGGAGGGAGTCTCTTCTGGAGATGCCGGTGTGATTTCAAGAATGGTGCGCCTTGTCCGCCGGTTGGGCCTCCTCCTTGTCCTAAACCACCTGCCCTTGCCCTTTCCCCTGGAAATTTTAATCTTACAAATTCTGTAATACCCTAAAGATATAAATCCTTAAGGGCTCATGGATGAATAAACCAGACAAGTTTTTTTTGCAGAATCAATTCGTTGGTTGTTTGTGTTTGGAAATATTTTGTGCGGGCTTCcattaattgttaattaatgaatttattttgttaaaaatggGCTCATaattggttgattttttttttcaagagacTTGCATTTCCATTATTGATAGTGGTTTAACTAATTGT from Diospyros lotus cultivar Yz01 chromosome 4, ASM1463336v1, whole genome shotgun sequence includes the following:
- the LOC127800534 gene encoding uncharacterized protein LOC127800534, with the protein product MANFLATVLLLLAFNISVKLVPKVEACYLDAINGGCPDKALCLETCRPCYRGIGSVIAHCVAPEGGSLFWRCRCDFKNGAPCPPVGPPPCPKPPALALSPGNFNLTNSVIP